The following coding sequences are from one Vibrio syngnathi window:
- the nqrF gene encoding NADH:ubiquinone reductase (Na(+)-transporting) subunit F, with product MQSIILGVAMFTIIVLALVLVILFAKSKLVPSGDITISVNGDPEKAIVTQPGSKLLGALAGAGIFVSSACGGGGSCGQCRVKVKSGGGDILPTELDHITKGEAREGERLACQVAMKTDMEIELDEDIFGVKKWECTVISNNNEATFIKELALAIPEGEEVPFRAGGYIQIEAEPHHVKYADYDIPEEYRGDWDKFNLFRYESIVKEHSIRAYSMASYPEEKGIIKLNVRIATPPPNNPDVAPGVMSSYIWSLKEGDKCTISGPFGEFFAKDTDNEMVFIGGGAGMAPMRSHIFDQLKRLNSTRKMSYWYGARSKREMFYIEDFDGLAAANENFVWHCALSDPQPEDNWDGYTGFIHNVLYENYLKDHEAPEDCEYYMCGPPMMNAAVIGMLKDLGVEDENILLDDFGG from the coding sequence ATGCAAAGCATTATTCTTGGCGTAGCGATGTTTACCATTATTGTATTGGCTCTAGTTCTAGTGATTCTTTTCGCTAAGTCTAAGTTAGTACCATCAGGTGACATCACTATTTCAGTAAACGGCGACCCTGAAAAGGCGATCGTTACTCAACCTGGTAGCAAGCTACTTGGTGCCCTAGCTGGCGCTGGTATCTTCGTATCTTCTGCTTGTGGTGGCGGTGGCTCTTGTGGTCAGTGTCGTGTAAAAGTTAAGTCTGGTGGTGGCGACATCTTACCTACTGAACTTGATCACATCACAAAAGGTGAAGCTCGCGAAGGCGAACGTCTTGCATGTCAAGTTGCTATGAAAACTGACATGGAGATTGAACTAGACGAAGATATCTTTGGTGTTAAAAAGTGGGAATGTACTGTTATCTCGAATAACAACGAAGCTACTTTCATCAAAGAATTGGCTCTAGCTATCCCTGAAGGTGAAGAGGTTCCGTTCCGCGCGGGTGGTTACATTCAGATTGAAGCTGAACCACATCACGTGAAATACGCAGATTACGATATTCCTGAGGAATACCGTGGTGACTGGGATAAGTTCAACTTGTTCCGTTACGAGTCTATCGTTAAAGAGCATTCGATCCGTGCTTACTCTATGGCTTCATACCCAGAAGAGAAAGGCATCATCAAGCTTAACGTGCGTATCGCAACTCCGCCGCCAAACAACCCTGATGTTGCTCCTGGTGTGATGTCTTCATACATCTGGTCTCTTAAAGAAGGCGACAAATGTACTATTTCTGGTCCATTTGGTGAGTTCTTTGCTAAAGATACAGACAATGAAATGGTATTCATCGGTGGTGGTGCAGGTATGGCGCCAATGCGTTCACATATCTTCGACCAACTTAAGCGTCTTAACTCTACTCGTAAGATGTCTTACTGGTACGGTGCGCGTTCTAAGCGTGAGATGTTCTACATTGAAGACTTCGACGGCCTAGCGGCTGCAAACGAGAACTTCGTGTGGCACTGTGCACTGTCTGATCCTCAACCAGAGGACAACTGGGACGGTTACACAGGTTTCATCCACAACGTATTGTACGAAAACTACCTGAAGGATCACGAAGCTCCTGAAGACTGTGAGTACTACATGTGTGGTCCACCAATGATGAACGCTGCTGTTATCGGCATGCTGAAAGATCTTGGTGTAGAAGATGAAAACATTCTACTAGATGACTTCGGTGGTTAA
- a CDS encoding FAD:protein FMN transferase gives MRIWLVALTSLIFLAGCEQAREQVHLSGPTMGTSYNIKYINGDEFPESKEVHTEIDRLLEEVNDQMSTYREDSELSRFNQHKGADAFEVSEQTAIVVKEAIRLNGLTEGALDVTVGPLVNLWGFGPEARPEVVPSDEELAARKAKVGIHHLSIEGNKLTKDLPNLYVDLSTIAKGWGVDVVADYLDSIGIHNYMVEVGGEIRLKGLNRESVGWRIAIEKPSVDERNIQEIIEPGDMAIATSGDYRNYFERDGVRYSHIINPETGKPLHHKVVSVTVLNPSSMTADGLSTGLMVLGEEKGLEVANQHNIPVFMVVKTADGFKEVASEAFKPYLGK, from the coding sequence GTGAGAATTTGGCTTGTTGCATTAACTTCTTTGATTTTTCTTGCGGGCTGTGAGCAGGCAAGAGAGCAAGTACATTTAAGTGGCCCGACAATGGGGACCAGTTATAACATTAAGTATATCAATGGCGATGAATTTCCTGAGTCTAAAGAAGTTCATACCGAGATCGATCGTCTACTTGAAGAAGTGAATGATCAAATGTCGACCTACCGTGAAGACTCAGAGCTGAGCCGTTTCAACCAACACAAAGGTGCGGATGCATTCGAAGTATCTGAACAAACCGCTATCGTTGTGAAAGAAGCGATTCGTTTGAACGGTCTTACTGAAGGTGCATTGGATGTGACGGTTGGTCCATTAGTGAACTTGTGGGGTTTTGGCCCAGAAGCGCGTCCTGAAGTGGTTCCATCGGACGAAGAGCTTGCGGCTCGCAAAGCTAAGGTAGGTATTCATCACCTAAGCATTGAAGGCAACAAACTGACTAAGGATCTGCCTAACTTGTATGTTGACCTTTCGACTATCGCAAAAGGTTGGGGTGTGGATGTGGTTGCTGATTACCTAGATTCAATTGGTATCCACAACTACATGGTTGAAGTGGGCGGTGAAATCCGCTTGAAAGGCTTAAACCGTGAAAGTGTGGGTTGGCGTATCGCGATCGAGAAGCCAAGCGTTGACGAACGCAACATTCAAGAGATCATCGAGCCTGGTGATATGGCGATCGCAACGTCTGGTGACTACCGCAACTATTTTGAGCGAGATGGTGTTCGTTACTCACACATCATCAACCCAGAAACAGGCAAGCCGCTTCATCATAAAGTGGTTTCTGTAACCGTTTTAAATCCGTCTTCAATGACTGCAGACGGTTTATCTACTGGCCTTATGGTCTTAGGTGAAGAAAAAGGACTGGAAGTCGCAAACCAACATAACATCCCTGTGTTCATGGTGGTAAAAACAGCAGATGGCTTTAAAGAAGTTGCTTCTGAAGCATTTAAGCCATACTTAGGTAAATAA
- the nqrM gene encoding (Na+)-NQR maturation NqrM: MNTFLITFGVFLAVIAAMSIGYIIQKKVVKGSCGGLGAVGIDKVCNCPEPCDARKKREAREAYREEKLAERQQKEAAWSKDRIA, from the coding sequence ATGAATACATTTCTGATTACATTTGGTGTTTTTCTTGCAGTAATCGCAGCGATGTCAATTGGCTATATTATCCAAAAGAAAGTTGTGAAAGGTAGCTGTGGTGGCTTAGGTGCTGTTGGTATTGATAAAGTATGTAACTGCCCTGAACCTTGTGACGCGCGTAAGAAGCGTGAAGCACGTGAAGCATACCGTGAAGAGAAACTGGCTGAGCGTCAACAAAAAGAAGCGGCTTGGAGTAAAGACCGTATCGCTTAA
- a CDS encoding NADH:ubiquinone reductase (Na(+)-transporting) subunit D: MSSAKEIKKSILAPVLDNNPIALQVLGVCSALAVTTKLETAFVMTIAVMFVTALSNFFVSLIRNHIPNSVRIIVQMAIIASLVIVVDQVLKAYLYDISKQLSVFVGLIITNCIVMGRAEAFAMKSAPIPSFIDGLGNGLGYGFVLITVGFFRELLGSGKLFGMEVLPLVSNGGWYQPNGLMLLAPSAFFLIGFLIWAIRVFKPEQVEAKG, encoded by the coding sequence ATGTCTAGTGCAAAAGAAATTAAAAAGAGCATCTTAGCGCCTGTGTTGGATAACAACCCAATCGCGCTACAGGTTCTTGGTGTGTGTTCTGCTCTTGCGGTAACCACTAAGCTAGAAACTGCATTTGTTATGACTATCGCGGTAATGTTCGTTACTGCTCTGTCTAACTTCTTCGTTTCTTTGATCCGTAACCACATTCCTAACAGTGTGCGTATCATCGTTCAGATGGCAATTATCGCATCATTAGTAATCGTGGTAGACCAAGTGCTTAAAGCATACTTATACGATATCTCTAAGCAGCTATCTGTATTCGTTGGCCTAATCATTACTAACTGTATTGTAATGGGTCGTGCTGAAGCATTCGCAATGAAGTCTGCGCCAATCCCATCTTTCATCGATGGTCTTGGTAACGGTCTTGGTTACGGTTTCGTTCTTATCACTGTTGGTTTCTTCCGTGAGCTTCTAGGCTCTGGCAAACTATTTGGTATGGAAGTACTACCTCTAGTGAGCAACGGTGGTTGGTATCAGCCAAACGGCTTGATGCTTCTAGCACCTTCTGCATTCTTCCTAATTGGTTTCTTGATTTGGGCAATTCGTGTGTTCAAACCAGAACAAGTAGAAGCGAAGGGGTAA
- the nqrE gene encoding NADH:ubiquinone reductase (Na(+)-transporting) subunit E gives MEHYISLLVKSIFIENMALSFFLGMCTFLAVSKKVKTSFGLGVAVVVVLTIAVPVNNLVYTHILKENALVAGVDLSFLNFIAFIGVIAALVQILEMVLDRFFPPLYNALGIFLPLITVNCAIFGGVSFMVTRDYNFAESVVYGFGSGVGWMLAIVALAGIREKMKYSDVPPGLRGLGITFITVGLMALGFMSFSGVQL, from the coding sequence ATGGAACATTATATTAGTCTGCTAGTTAAATCGATTTTCATCGAAAACATGGCGCTTTCTTTCTTCCTAGGTATGTGTACATTCCTAGCGGTTTCTAAGAAAGTTAAAACTTCTTTTGGTCTTGGTGTTGCGGTAGTTGTAGTACTTACAATCGCTGTTCCTGTAAACAACCTTGTTTACACACACATCCTAAAAGAAAATGCACTTGTTGCCGGTGTCGATTTAAGTTTCCTTAACTTCATCGCATTCATCGGTGTTATCGCTGCACTTGTACAAATCCTAGAGATGGTTCTAGACCGTTTCTTCCCACCTTTGTACAACGCACTAGGTATCTTCCTTCCATTGATCACAGTTAACTGTGCAATCTTTGGTGGTGTATCTTTCATGGTAACTCGTGACTACAACTTTGCTGAGTCTGTTGTTTACGGCTTCGGTTCTGGTGTGGGTTGGATGTTAGCTATCGTTGCTCTTGCGGGTATCCGTGAGAAGATGAAGTACTCTGACGTACCTCCAGGTCTACGTGGCCTTGGTATCACGTTCATTACTGTTGGTTTGATGGCGTTAGGCTTTATGTCTTTCTCTGGTGTTCAACTGTAG